The following proteins are encoded in a genomic region of Haloarcula marina:
- a CDS encoding PstS family phosphate ABC transporter substrate-binding protein codes for MTQDSEKLSDRVSRRTFIATTGATGAAAIAGCSSGSSSESEGDGSSSDGASDDDSDSEEMTEAEETESGSGAPTALESGGSSTVYPIMNTASSYWNANRPASDTEYWPHGEYGIETDKALADYWAGLYGFEAGGEEGPPFQFTVGLSHSGTGVEKVMNGQHDIGNSSGNVEDELPDRDSYDQFVDHVVGVDGQPIVVSSEIADAGLEGITGQQLKDLYKGRISNWQEIDSSLPDREVQVLGRVKGSGTRTSFVSNVFGNPEEDTTVANRFGQNQRLAQAIAQADNAISYLALAFLDTDGVTPIALEWEGTTYAYGDDENGLDSTSYPLSRDLHCYTWEGTSKKEAAVINMVLHDFGQDLFVAPNDYFTLGKRRQEEEKAKLPDQV; via the coding sequence ATGACGCAGGACTCAGAGAAGCTGTCTGACCGCGTTTCGCGGCGTACGTTCATCGCGACCACAGGTGCAACGGGTGCGGCGGCCATCGCCGGTTGTTCCAGCGGGAGCAGTTCGGAATCCGAGGGCGACGGGTCCAGTTCCGACGGCGCCAGCGACGACGACTCGGACTCCGAGGAGATGACCGAGGCAGAGGAGACCGAGAGCGGGTCCGGCGCGCCCACGGCGCTCGAATCCGGCGGCTCCTCGACGGTGTACCCCATCATGAACACCGCCTCGTCGTACTGGAACGCCAATCGCCCGGCCAGCGACACCGAGTACTGGCCCCACGGCGAGTACGGCATCGAGACGGACAAGGCGCTGGCCGACTACTGGGCCGGTCTGTACGGCTTCGAGGCCGGTGGCGAGGAAGGCCCGCCGTTCCAGTTCACGGTCGGACTCTCGCACTCCGGGACCGGCGTCGAGAAGGTCATGAACGGCCAGCACGACATCGGGAACTCCTCGGGGAACGTCGAGGACGAACTGCCGGATCGCGACTCCTACGACCAGTTCGTCGACCACGTCGTCGGCGTCGACGGCCAGCCCATCGTCGTCTCCTCGGAAATCGCCGACGCGGGCCTCGAAGGCATCACCGGCCAGCAGCTGAAGGACCTCTACAAGGGCCGCATCAGCAACTGGCAGGAGATAGACAGCAGCCTGCCGGACCGCGAGGTTCAGGTCCTCGGCCGCGTCAAAGGCTCCGGGACGCGAACCTCGTTCGTCTCGAACGTCTTCGGCAACCCCGAAGAGGACACCACCGTCGCCAACCGCTTCGGTCAGAACCAGCGCCTCGCGCAGGCCATCGCGCAGGCCGACAACGCCATCAGCTACCTCGCGCTGGCGTTCCTCGACACCGACGGCGTCACCCCCATCGCGCTCGAATGGGAGGGGACGACCTACGCCTACGGCGACGACGAGAACGGCCTCGACTCCACCAGCTACCCGCTCTCGCGTGACCTGCACTGCTACACGTGGGAGGGCACCTCGAAGAAGGAAGCCGCGGTCATCAACATGGTCCTCCACGACTTCGGTCAGGACCTCTTCGTCGCGCCGAACGACTACTTCACGCTCGGCAAGCGGCGGCAGGAAGAAGAGAAGGCGAAGCTCCCCGACCAGGTCTAA
- the pstA gene encoding phosphate ABC transporter permease PstA, whose amino-acid sequence MSDAYATERDDALVSAESNVYDRGLDGAIALSVVGFALGMITLVDLVPLDSTGAALGEFFLTILAVVVGGVGVVGLSSWANVTPVSAQRVRGIALGLVVGTLALTVAAYALPVSLATLLGGILLVEALGIAAAGVASATGVVDTEPNTSAGLLAGGVFGVVGLFIGAAIGGSLVGFDSLLWLVVALAAGAALTVLAVVPREDLGSTLPAALVVGTLGFTIATAVVGVGWQWDPQQLSGGFTGGAVIPGFVLFGAILSAWSAAKCRAGFGARGREYGAFLVINLNALLMVAIMVTIVVFVTLKGAGYAVHGLAIGAVSALVVLAPLAVLAVNTARTPAGTNEWHGGARQLFRLLPLATVGSIAAVLLSVLLTGDRLEYPFTYTVLVNRQSQTLDTFVAVTPETSVGSLLLAAPMLLLFVYFFRSYGSLRNVGSRNASVARVRQVLPLAVTGLAALTGLLVLTGPSPLGLPVGGTLGLAAVVLGSVAAGGLAVAPLTGVLTGDGTLADRAQDRAELFPVGVFGGLVLLTTALLLQAPATVTPSVGPVNLVPAVALAGAVASAALAVLLTVARRSTRATIQRRLLGEELSLALAATVGYLALVGLHVALTQVSFTVLGVSVANEGSLSFPMVMQAYIPLGAEPGGIMPAIVGTVWLVVGATLFAVPLGVGAAVFLTEYAEQGRFTALVEIATNALWSTPSIVFGLFGAAFLVPRLGGDESLMAGMLVLGFMLLPLVLITSREAIKAVPDEYRDASAALGVTQWETIRSVVLPAAMPGVITGVILGVGRIAGETAPLILVLGSTLNSTEAVSVIDGFRFTATPPFVANDALLSASASLPTQVWAVIAAGVSGSPSMGWATAFILLMVVLTFYAVGIVARTYFRRKLNYE is encoded by the coding sequence ATGAGCGACGCCTACGCGACCGAACGCGACGACGCGCTGGTCAGTGCCGAATCGAACGTCTACGACCGCGGCCTCGACGGGGCCATCGCCCTCAGCGTCGTCGGCTTTGCGCTGGGGATGATTACGCTCGTCGACCTCGTGCCGCTCGACAGCACCGGCGCGGCCCTCGGCGAGTTCTTCCTGACTATCCTCGCCGTCGTTGTCGGCGGCGTCGGCGTCGTCGGCCTCTCCTCGTGGGCGAATGTCACGCCGGTATCCGCACAGCGAGTCCGTGGCATCGCGCTCGGCCTCGTCGTCGGAACGCTCGCGCTGACCGTCGCCGCCTACGCCCTGCCGGTGTCGCTGGCGACGCTGCTCGGCGGCATCCTCCTCGTCGAAGCGCTCGGCATCGCGGCCGCCGGGGTGGCTTCGGCGACAGGCGTCGTCGACACCGAACCGAACACGAGCGCGGGCCTCCTCGCCGGTGGCGTCTTCGGCGTCGTCGGCCTCTTCATCGGGGCCGCCATCGGCGGGTCGCTCGTCGGCTTCGACTCCCTGCTGTGGCTGGTCGTCGCACTGGCCGCCGGCGCGGCATTGACGGTGTTGGCCGTCGTCCCGCGCGAGGACCTCGGGTCGACGCTCCCGGCGGCGCTCGTCGTCGGTACGCTCGGTTTCACCATCGCCACCGCCGTCGTCGGCGTCGGCTGGCAGTGGGACCCCCAACAGCTCTCCGGCGGGTTCACCGGCGGTGCGGTCATCCCGGGCTTCGTCCTGTTCGGGGCGATTCTCTCTGCGTGGTCGGCCGCGAAGTGCCGCGCCGGATTCGGGGCGCGCGGCCGCGAGTACGGGGCTTTCCTCGTCATCAACCTCAACGCCCTCCTGATGGTCGCCATCATGGTGACTATCGTCGTGTTCGTCACGCTGAAAGGCGCTGGCTACGCCGTCCACGGCCTCGCTATCGGTGCAGTGTCGGCGCTGGTCGTCCTCGCGCCGCTGGCCGTCCTCGCGGTCAACACCGCACGGACGCCGGCGGGCACGAACGAGTGGCACGGCGGCGCGCGGCAGTTGTTCCGCCTGCTCCCGCTGGCGACCGTCGGCTCAATCGCGGCGGTCCTCCTCTCGGTCCTCCTCACCGGCGACCGACTCGAATACCCGTTCACCTACACGGTTCTTGTCAATCGCCAGTCCCAGACGCTCGACACCTTCGTCGCGGTGACGCCGGAGACGAGCGTCGGGTCGCTGTTGCTCGCCGCGCCGATGCTGTTGTTGTTCGTCTACTTCTTCCGGTCGTACGGCAGTCTCCGGAACGTCGGGAGTCGGAACGCGTCCGTCGCGAGGGTGCGACAGGTGCTCCCGCTCGCGGTCACCGGTTTGGCGGCGCTCACTGGCTTGCTCGTCCTGACCGGGCCGTCGCCGCTCGGACTCCCCGTCGGTGGCACGCTCGGCCTCGCGGCCGTCGTCCTCGGGAGCGTCGCGGCGGGCGGCCTCGCCGTCGCGCCGCTCACTGGCGTTCTCACCGGCGACGGCACGCTCGCCGACCGCGCACAGGACCGCGCGGAACTGTTCCCGGTCGGTGTCTTCGGCGGCCTCGTCCTGCTGACGACGGCCCTCCTCCTGCAAGCGCCCGCGACGGTGACTCCCAGCGTCGGCCCGGTCAACCTCGTCCCGGCCGTCGCGCTCGCCGGTGCGGTCGCGTCGGCGGCCCTCGCGGTCCTCCTGACCGTCGCGCGACGGTCGACGAGGGCGACGATTCAGCGCCGCCTGCTCGGCGAGGAACTGTCGCTCGCGCTGGCCGCCACGGTCGGCTACCTCGCGCTGGTGGGGCTACACGTCGCGCTGACGCAGGTCTCCTTTACCGTCCTCGGCGTCTCCGTCGCCAACGAGGGGTCGCTCTCCTTCCCGATGGTGATGCAGGCGTACATCCCGCTGGGGGCCGAACCCGGCGGCATCATGCCAGCCATCGTCGGGACGGTGTGGCTGGTCGTCGGCGCGACGCTCTTCGCGGTTCCCCTCGGCGTGGGCGCGGCCGTCTTCCTCACGGAGTACGCCGAGCAGGGCCGCTTCACGGCGCTGGTCGAAATCGCGACCAACGCGCTCTGGAGCACCCCGAGCATCGTCTTCGGCCTGTTCGGCGCGGCGTTTCTCGTCCCGCGACTGGGCGGCGACGAGTCGCTCATGGCCGGCATGCTCGTCCTCGGGTTCATGCTCCTCCCGCTGGTGCTCATCACCTCTCGGGAGGCCATCAAGGCCGTCCCCGACGAGTACCGGGACGCCAGCGCGGCGCTGGGCGTGACCCAGTGGGAGACGATTCGGAGCGTCGTCCTCCCGGCGGCGATGCCCGGCGTCATCACCGGCGTCATCCTCGGCGTCGGCCGCATCGCCGGGGAGACGGCCCCGCTCATCCTCGTGTTGGGGTCGACGCTGAACTCGACGGAGGCGGTGTCGGTCATCGACGGCTTCCGCTTCACGGCGACGCCGCCGTTCGTCGCCAACGACGCGTTGCTGTCGGCGTCGGCGTCCCTGCCGACGCAGGTGTGGGCGGTCATCGCCGCCGGCGTCAGCGGGTCGCCCTCGATGGGATGGGCGACGGCGTTCATCCTGCTGATGGTCGTCCTGACGTTCTACGCGGTGGGTATCGTTGCGCGGACGTACTTCCGGAGGAAACTGAACTATGAGTAA
- the pstC gene encoding phosphate ABC transporter permease subunit PstC has protein sequence MIDDVRTNTRETILGGDAAEGSLLAVGASAVTLVATIAVFLFRPAMALPTLGAFAFVTAIGWVTYQAEMARLLTLVATVLTVLTVTFITIFLFASAVPAFVEHGLGLLLIPEQNGEPIWFFWLDALLPSAETYWNPLSGAYSLIPMIWATVVVTVIAGAIAGPLGLFGALFIAEVASDGMRELIKPGVEVLAGIPSIVYGFIGFQVLNGFVQTSFLDDGASFLIAGVVVGIMALPTVVSVGEDALSSVPDSMGDGSIAMGATRWQTMKSISIPAAFSGISAAVILGLGRAIGETMAVAAIMASGTLFADPLYDIFDANATLTSLIATQYGSASESTIDVLFVAGVMLFVIVAGMSVVSQYIEQQMKAKLRGNR, from the coding sequence ATGATAGACGACGTACGTACGAACACACGCGAGACGATACTCGGGGGCGACGCCGCGGAGGGGTCGCTGCTGGCGGTCGGCGCGTCGGCGGTGACCCTCGTGGCGACCATCGCCGTGTTCCTGTTTCGACCGGCGATGGCGCTCCCGACGCTTGGGGCGTTCGCCTTCGTGACCGCTATCGGCTGGGTCACGTATCAGGCCGAGATGGCGCGGTTGCTGACGCTCGTCGCGACGGTGTTGACGGTGTTGACGGTCACGTTCATCACCATCTTCCTCTTCGCGAGCGCGGTGCCAGCCTTCGTAGAGCACGGCCTCGGATTGCTTCTCATCCCCGAGCAGAACGGCGAACCAATCTGGTTCTTCTGGTTGGACGCGCTCCTCCCGAGCGCGGAGACGTACTGGAACCCCCTCAGCGGGGCGTACTCGCTGATTCCGATGATTTGGGCGACGGTCGTCGTCACCGTCATCGCCGGGGCCATCGCCGGACCGCTCGGCCTCTTCGGCGCGTTGTTCATCGCCGAAGTCGCCAGCGACGGCATGCGCGAACTCATCAAACCCGGCGTCGAGGTGCTGGCGGGCATCCCCTCCATCGTCTACGGGTTCATCGGCTTTCAGGTGCTGAACGGCTTCGTCCAGACCTCGTTTCTGGACGACGGCGCGAGCTTTCTCATCGCGGGCGTGGTCGTCGGCATCATGGCGCTGCCGACCGTCGTCTCCGTCGGCGAGGACGCCCTCTCTAGCGTCCCGGACTCGATGGGCGACGGCTCTATCGCGATGGGCGCGACGCGCTGGCAGACGATGAAGAGCATCTCCATTCCCGCGGCGTTCTCGGGCATCTCCGCCGCCGTCATCCTCGGACTGGGGCGGGCCATCGGCGAGACGATGGCCGTCGCCGCCATCATGGCGTCGGGCACGCTGTTCGCGGACCCGCTGTACGACATCTTCGACGCGAACGCGACGCTGACGAGCCTCATCGCCACCCAGTACGGCAGCGCGTCCGAGAGCACCATCGACGTGCTGTTCGTCGCCGGTGTGATGCTGTTCGTCATCGTCGCCGGGATGAGCGTCGTCTCGCAGTACATCGAACAGCAGATGAAAGCGAAACTCCGGGGGAACCGATGA